The genomic DNA CATTTAGCATGCACAAATGATAgatttgtgcaccatgcacaaTTTTCCCATGGAAGGATAGCTGGCAGTTTTGGGGATGAGGTTACCTGCTGGGAAAACatattataattgaaaatattgattttattgtttttgctgGTGACACCCCCAAAATCTGAAAATGCAGAGTAGCAATTCACACTTACTAACCATCAACCCCCATTTTGAATCTCACGTGagtcttctttctctcttccttcaCTTGAATCTCACAAAGAATCATTTTCATCTACCAccattttcttcatattttcataaattgaTACTCGCTATCAACCTACCCATAAACTTAAATTTCATCTTCTTGAACAAGattgttaaattttattgaaGTTTGGAGATTGCAACTTAGTTTGGTTTCTAGATCTGGATTCATTGAATCTCATTGTTGATTTCTGAAATCTTTGAACTTGAAGGTATGTATAAGAATCtgttaaacatatttaattctttattaTGATGTAAGGTTGTTGAATACTAGTAGTAGTTTTCATTATTGAAATGCATTTAGAAGAAGGTGGTCACCATTGAAATTGTTGTTCTTGAGTGCTCTCCATTTTCGTTTTTCGATTTGTTGTTCTTCAGTAACGCACGGTCGTGCTCAATTATGACACGGTCATGTCCGTCTGTACTGGAAGATTCGACCCGAAGCTTGAAACTTATTGACGCACGGTCGTGCTATATATTGGCATGGTCGTGCGCTAGTTACTGACATTGGGTCTGACTGCTCAAATAGTTTCACATAGGGTCTGTGTGAAATGTTCTATCATTTGCTAGAAAGAAGTTACTACAAATTAAACTGTGTTGTTTTCCTGTAGTGCATACATATCAACTGTTAGAAGATTGTCTCCTACTGTCCCAGGGGAACTGGAAGAGTATATTGCTAATGCTTACTCCAACATTCGTCAAGAAGAAGCAAAGTCCACCACTCCACATTCCTATACAACTATCAGAACATTGCTCAGTATTCTCCGCATATCAGTTGTaagtgtttatttttcttctcctttATTTACCTGATAGTAATACAATGAGGGGAAGTAGGGTAGTTATTACGTATATCAGGTTATATTGACTTTTCTTTTCGGGGTTAATGATTTATCTGCTTACTTCTTCAGTCTATTATTACATCATTCAAAGTGCACtgtttaaatcaaaatcaagtaGGCCCTGGTTAATATGGTTTGACTTTAAAGAACCGTTGTTAATAGTTATGTGGCTCTGTTTTAAGTCCACAATATAAAGCTGTAAGCATCTTAGTTTTATATCTTAAGTTGTCCAAGTAAACAGATTTCCATTTGTAATTTCTAAACAGAACAAAAATTTGAAGCTCATTGAGTTGCTTGACTGATTCTTAATGGTAAATTCAAACTAAAACAGGAACAGGTTCTTGGATATGATGAAGCTGAAGAGGAATGAAGATTGACGATATTCAGAGACTGAAATGATAAGAATTAGTAATTTTGAGTAGTATTGTGAAATTGTAATGGGAATGATGAAGTTGAAGAGGAGAGAAGACCTGATATTATTCGTAGACTGAATTGAAGAGAATAATTGAGTTGTATTActatattttaatgaaatttgattatagtgaattttttttttctgtaataCCTTTGACCTATTGTTGCAATAAATTGTTAAGAGTATTGCTACAAAAGAACAGTAATAGTTAATAATACATTGAACTTTGAGACTAATTTTCATCTCAAACTTTGGTTGCACCATTTttccgttatttttttaaatactgaAGTCAATATAAGTTAAGATAACATggaagattcaaaatgataataGATAACATGTAAATTCCAAGAAAATAATAGCACAAAATCTGCTAGTATTTGGACAGAATGAACCAAATTTGCCTAGTATTTGGCTTTTTAATATGACAACCTTTCACAAATTCAAAAATGGGTAACGTAAATAACATTTATGAGAACGAGTTCATTATACTACTTTTATTCCCGTGTACACCTGAATAGTTTTTTGAAGAGGTTATCGCACATCCTCCACAGCCGGCCTAAATATATAGATTATTGTCAAAAAGTTCTATTCAGAAATTATTATAATTCTTTCAGCGTTTAAACTACTGCTACAAAACACAATATAgaagaaaataacataagatTCCATCTTATATATCTTCAACAGATCCCGAATATACCTTTACCACTCTATATATCTCCAACAAAACCTGTAAGTTCatagaaacaaaattttatattaagtaccattcaataataatgatgatgatgataatattaataagaatAAAGATAAAGAAGCAAGTATAAAAAATAGGCGAAGTATAAAAAAGGACCAGGGATGAGTCCTAAAACCTTGCAACCAGAGCATACTGGGATATGATTTAACACATTCTCAAATCGTCTGCAGATATCACATGATTTACGTTGCTCCTTAGAAATATCTGATCTTGGCaaagaaaaatctgaatattTCTCTGACGAAGCTCTTGTGACAGCAACTCTAGAAAGAGTCTTTTTGGCACGGGGCATTGGCTGAGAACATGGACCAGTCCGCCCACTTAAGGCATCCAACTTCAATGAATTctgaaaaatcatattttactgTCAATACGGTATGCAAACTGTTAAACGAAattgaaaaatcatattttactgTCAATACGGCATCCAACTTCAATGTATTGTGAAATACGAAACCGCCAATACTGTCAATTCAGTACAAAATGATGCACACACCAGCTAGCCTCTTTTTTGCAACTGCTTCCTGCAGCAGTctatgttgaaaatatataagATCACTCCAACTCATCTTCTGAATAAAATTCTGTAAGTTGCATTTGTTCTTCCCTAACCAGTGCTCCATCTTTACTGGATCAGGCTTGGAAACGTCAGTACAAGTTAACTGCTGATTTTCACTACTCGAGCAGTTATTAGCTCCAGATGATTCAACGGAAGAATGGGTGAGCGTAACTAAAGATTGCCTCCAGTTTTCTGCAATCAAAAAACGAAAGTCGGTTTTAAAGTAGAATGCCAACCCAAGTATGTCACGTCAAAGGTGGTATACTGACACACAAAAAGAGATAGAAACAGTACATGCTGAAAGTAATAAAATAGCCACTTTGAGAAGCTCACATGAAACCAGGAAGGGTTGGTTCTGAAGCAGAATGAGTTGGAATGTACTGATCGGAAAGCATAGATGCATTCTGCAAACAAGCAGTAGAGTTCTGTTCTGAATCGCATACAGATAAGCTGGATTTGTGGGGGTCATCAGCATTCCCTGCATAATGTAGCTATAAATACTCATAACATAGGAAGAAAAGATGTCATAAATACTCATAAAAGTAATTGAAGTATGTTTGcagttaaaaaatcaaaatcaaatccttacaacattagcatttcatttcaatttacCTATACCACAACCTTTAAAGGAGAGAATGACAAAAGAAGTGAGCAGGAAATTTCAACAGAAATTGGTATAGTAgcttttgattttataaatggATAGTTTCAAGATGAAGTCGTACCTTGAACCTCATGAAATATATCCGCATACTTGGTTAAATTCTGCATGGAATGAAAAACAGAACATAGTAAACAAAGTGAGTTAAAACATTGCTAAGATTTGTCAAGAATGAAGTGCTAgcagaaaaaaagaacaaaaaatacCGCACcggctatgaagcacggatacgcaCACGGACACGATACGGATACTGACACGCcaacaccgctaataatttgaagaaaaaaaacacaattaaatgtaattatatgtgtcagtgtcggacacgacacgtgtccAATACCGGGACACggctaatccgaggagtgtccgtgaaTGTAATCCCACGAAGCAATACAATACAATCTAGGTGATGACACTGAAACCATGTTGCATTTAGGTTTCATTCCGTAGTTCTGATACTCTTTTTACTCTAGAGGTTCCATACCAAAATTGGACATTATATTTAACATCAAACAGTTCCAAAACAATTCTAAAGCTAATTGGTTTTAAACTGAAAACAATAAGCATGTTcacaacaacaagaaacaatGTCATTATATTCAAAATGAGGAAAGCATGAATGATAAATATAAAGAATACCTGTGTGAATTGAGCTATAAGTTCATCAATGTCCTTCTTGAAATTATCCATATTCATGGCGAGTAACCCTAAATTGCAGCAAAGAAGTCTGTAGCAGCAAGTTGTGAAAAGGGTGAAAAAGAGAAGAATAGGTTTTGAATcgaaaaagagaagagaaaaagttTTAGCTTTTAATTTGGGGAAAAAGAGAGATAGTGGAATCGAAGGAGATAAGAGAGGCTTTTAGGttttaatttgaagaagaaaaacaaaacagatggaaattttattttaggtctTTCAGTTTGGGATTTTCCTGAAAATTGGATGGAGGGAAACATTGGAGCCACATGAAAGTGGTGAAATAAAGAGGTAGAATAAGGAGGAAGatgaaatttgattattttggtaGAAGAGGGAAAGTGAAATCATGAAAGTTAAATAGAGGGAAATTTTGGAGTcatgaaaattaaaacaaattaacctttattcgaagaaaaaaaaaatcattctcttaattattattttttaaaatcagtgtctttttctattaatatttaCGTTccacataataaataatatggttaaatatgtttttagtccctataaatatatcaactttttattttagtccctctaaaattttccttcaactttttgcAGATATGTGAAGAATATTGGaaaaaaatttcccaaaaaaaattagaattttttaacaaaacataaattaaatatgaacttttaatcgtcaaaaatataaaaattcatattaaattcatgttttgttaaaaaattctaatttttttttttgggaatgattcttataatattatgaatttttctccaaaattttattcaaaaatatgtattctacatatgagtttactttaaaga from Medicago truncatula cultivar Jemalong A17 chromosome 8, MtrunA17r5.0-ANR, whole genome shotgun sequence includes the following:
- the LOC25499992 gene encoding uncharacterized protein isoform X2 — translated: MNMDNFKKDIDELIAQFTQNLTKYADIFHEVQGNADDPHKSSLSVCDSEQNSTACLQNASMLSDQYIPTHSASEPTLPGFIKLEAIFSYAHPFFR
- the LOC25499992 gene encoding uncharacterized protein isoform X1; its protein translation is MIFQNSLKLDALSGRTGPCSQPMPRAKKTLSRVAVTRASSEKYSDFSLPRSDISKEQRKSCDICRRFENVLNHIPVCSGCKVLLEIYRVVKAGCGGCAITSSKNYSGVHGNKSSIMNSFS